A single region of the Deinococcus sp. KNUC1210 genome encodes:
- a CDS encoding ferritin-like domain-containing protein, with product MPEHTTTAARRRVLRDLLGTGGLLLADALAGNSRAAGTLNAPVPLLQVAATTEALSVSFYTAVLAGATFHIGDKATAALRQILATERHHLKLLGRLGGLPGATTFSVDPQVQTDARSFIRTAQHLAHLSAQTYLAATEDLAAHREAALAGAAARLAAREAQHSAVLAQLAGLDPLAAVPPISARRATDLRAALTPYLRPGAPGTLLLTLRNG from the coding sequence ATGCCTGAACATACGACCACCGCTGCTCGCCGCCGCGTTCTGCGCGATCTGCTGGGAACTGGCGGATTGTTGCTGGCAGACGCACTCGCTGGCAACAGCCGTGCAGCAGGAACCCTGAACGCTCCCGTGCCGCTGCTTCAGGTGGCTGCCACGACCGAGGCGCTCAGCGTCAGCTTCTATACGGCGGTCCTGGCAGGGGCAACCTTTCATATCGGAGACAAGGCGACGGCTGCACTCCGACAGATACTCGCAACCGAGCGGCACCATCTGAAACTCCTGGGGCGTCTGGGCGGTCTGCCCGGTGCCACGACCTTCTCTGTCGACCCGCAGGTTCAGACCGATGCACGCAGCTTCATCAGGACCGCGCAGCATCTGGCCCACCTCTCGGCGCAGACGTATCTGGCTGCTACCGAAGACCTCGCCGCCCATCGGGAAGCAGCGCTGGCCGGAGCCGCCGCACGGCTGGCCGCCCGCGAGGCCCAGCACAGCGCTGTTCTGGCTCAGCTGGCCGGACTCGATCCACTGGCAGCAGTGCCGCCAATCAGTGCTCGACGCGCCACAGACCTGAGGGCGGCACTGACACCGTATCTCCGTCCGGGGGCGCCAGGAACACTGCTTCTGACGCTCAGGAACGGGTGA
- a CDS encoding nitronate monooxygenase gives MGVGISGWRLARAVSMRGGLGVVSATCLDTLLVRGLQDGDPGGHLRRAMARFPLPDLAQQVERRYYRPQGREAGEPYALLPMHSGLGSAWNRALITLSSFVEVWLARQDHSGPVGINLLTKIQTQTLPSLYGAMLAGVDYVLMGAGIPRDIPGVLDLFSAGRQAHLRLDVSGDAPGQKALLTLDPAEFGQEGRTLRRPAFLPIVSSHLLATMLARRASGSIEGLIVEGPTAGGHNAPPRGEVRHDDQGQPIYGPRDQVDLNVLRELGVPFWLAGGTGSPAGLQQALAQGAAGIQVGTLFAYCQESGLEDTLKSRVLRQAAQGSLGLLTDARASPTGFPFKVVQLADTLSDPDRAAARRRICDLGYLREAYRQVGGGIGFRCPAEPVEAYALKGGRPEDTLGRQCLCNALLSDAGKGQLRASGTELPLLTSGDDLLRLHEFLGDRQQYSAAQVLDWLTTGRAETPSQTL, from the coding sequence ATGGGGGTGGGAATCTCCGGCTGGCGACTGGCGCGGGCTGTCTCGATGCGCGGAGGACTGGGTGTGGTCTCGGCCACCTGCCTCGATACTCTGCTGGTTCGCGGCCTTCAGGACGGCGATCCGGGTGGGCATCTGCGGCGGGCGATGGCCCGGTTTCCGCTGCCTGATCTGGCACAGCAGGTCGAGCGCCGCTACTACCGCCCACAGGGCCGGGAGGCGGGCGAGCCATACGCGCTTCTGCCCATGCATAGCGGGCTGGGCAGTGCGTGGAACCGGGCGCTCATCACCCTCAGCAGCTTTGTCGAGGTGTGGCTGGCCCGCCAGGACCATAGTGGACCTGTGGGCATCAACCTGCTCACGAAAATTCAGACCCAGACGCTGCCCAGCCTGTACGGGGCGATGCTGGCAGGGGTGGACTATGTGCTGATGGGAGCCGGGATTCCCCGCGATATTCCCGGCGTTCTCGACCTGTTTTCCGCGGGTCGGCAGGCGCACCTCCGGCTGGACGTTTCCGGCGACGCACCGGGGCAGAAGGCGCTGCTGACGCTCGATCCTGCCGAGTTTGGGCAGGAGGGCCGCACGCTCAGACGCCCGGCCTTCCTGCCCATCGTGTCCTCTCATCTGCTGGCGACCATGCTGGCACGCAGAGCAAGTGGCAGCATCGAAGGGCTGATCGTGGAGGGTCCCACGGCAGGTGGGCACAATGCCCCGCCACGCGGCGAGGTGCGCCACGACGACCAGGGCCAGCCGATCTACGGGCCACGCGATCAGGTCGATCTGAACGTACTCCGGGAGCTGGGCGTGCCGTTCTGGCTTGCTGGCGGCACTGGCTCTCCTGCTGGTCTTCAGCAGGCGCTGGCGCAGGGTGCGGCGGGCATTCAGGTCGGCACGCTCTTTGCCTACTGCCAGGAATCGGGACTGGAAGACACGCTCAAATCGAGGGTGCTGCGTCAGGCGGCACAGGGCTCGCTGGGCCTGCTGACCGATGCACGGGCGTCACCCACGGGCTTTCCCTTCAAGGTGGTGCAGCTCGCGGACACCCTCTCGGACCCGGACCGCGCCGCTGCCCGCCGCCGCATCTGCGACCTGGGATATCTGCGCGAGGCTTATCGGCAGGTCGGTGGCGGCATCGGGTTCCGCTGCCCCGCCGAGCCCGTCGAGGCCTACGCCCTGAAAGGTGGTCGGCCCGAAGACACGCTGGGGCGGCAGTGCCTGTGCAACGCCCTGCTCTCGGATGCCGGAAAGGGGCAGCTACGCGCCTCGGGCACAGAACTGCCCCTGCTGACCAGCGGAGACGACCTGCTCCGCCTGCATGAATTTCTGGGAGATCGCCAGCAGTATTCCGCCGCCCAGGTGCTCGACTGGCTGACGACAGGCCGCGCCGAAACGCCCTCACAGACGTTATGA
- a CDS encoding universal stress protein — MMTHILVATDFNLCSLLAVQHTFNLTRALGGHVTLLHVREPETEEAEPASLLLQKLGRQARRTPECLVRPGGTDVAGVILQVAADMDAELIVMGAHGRQDAPHPVLGRTVQQVMRAAVVPVQVVPGTLKLPHPGGRWQVLVGS, encoded by the coding sequence ATGATGACCCATATACTCGTTGCTACCGACTTCAATTTGTGCAGTCTGCTGGCCGTCCAGCACACGTTCAATCTGACCCGCGCCCTGGGCGGACACGTCACGCTGCTGCACGTCCGGGAGCCAGAGACGGAAGAGGCCGAGCCCGCCTCACTGCTGCTTCAGAAGCTCGGCAGACAGGCCCGGCGCACCCCTGAGTGCCTGGTTCGTCCGGGCGGCACAGACGTGGCGGGGGTCATTCTTCAGGTGGCCGCCGACATGGACGCCGAACTGATCGTGATGGGCGCACACGGGCGGCAGGATGCCCCTCATCCCGTGCTGGGGCGAACGGTGCAGCAGGTGATGAGGGCAGCCGTGGTGCCGGTTCAGGTGGTACCCGGCACCCTGAAGCTGCCGCACCCCGGCGGTCGCTGGCAGGTGCTGGTCGGGAGCTGA
- a CDS encoding HD-GYP domain-containing protein, producing MMSPVRRLRPLLILAATPVLLTLGLILRPSLNRELELFSFHSVLVGTVALLALLLTVAIGTVGIRQRNGHVLLLSLASASLAMVYAVHGLAAPEAGVPGIAPLHGMPDMPGMESGYSVALPIAAQLGALLTALWLGLSTVPSDHPLLRRLFRLPGMLLGLWLLGLTGLAALLLLVPQRAAQLFAVPGIQALVTLATLLLCAAAAWRSWQSWRYSNFPLQLAVIYAALWLGGAQLILSVGPAWTVSWWIYHVLLVGVTAAIAAGLIWQSQRPDVPLGTALMGLWNNRPDDLLTAGISRRVQTLVLSTEAHDPYTAGHSYRVALHALRLARACGLSPEALRAITQGGILHDLGKLDMPDSVLNSPGKLSPQEWTLIQQHPVLGYERCRALGFHAEELGVVRSHHERWDGGGYPDRLAGETIPFLARLLSIADVYDALTSERSYRDAWSHERANAHIQEQAGVMFDPALVAVWLELPPLDLALEPPPTWQFPFRSLRPAAPA from the coding sequence ATGATGTCCCCGGTGCGTCGCCTCAGGCCGCTCCTGATCCTGGCTGCCACTCCTGTGCTGCTGACGCTCGGGCTGATTCTGCGTCCTTCTCTCAACCGCGAGCTGGAACTCTTCAGCTTTCATTCGGTGCTGGTGGGCACGGTAGCGCTGCTGGCACTGCTGCTGACGGTGGCAATCGGCACGGTCGGTATTCGGCAGCGCAACGGACATGTGCTGCTGCTCTCGCTGGCCTCCGCGTCGCTGGCGATGGTCTATGCGGTTCACGGCCTGGCCGCGCCGGAAGCGGGCGTTCCGGGGATCGCACCCCTTCACGGCATGCCCGATATGCCCGGTATGGAGTCAGGCTACTCGGTCGCGCTGCCGATTGCCGCCCAGCTCGGGGCGCTGCTCACGGCGCTGTGGCTGGGCCTGTCCACCGTACCGTCCGATCATCCGTTGCTGCGCCGACTGTTCCGGCTGCCCGGCATGCTGCTGGGACTGTGGCTGCTGGGGCTGACCGGGCTGGCCGCGCTGCTGCTGCTGGTGCCGCAGCGTGCCGCACAACTGTTCGCCGTGCCGGGCATTCAGGCGCTCGTGACGCTCGCCACGCTGCTGCTGTGTGCCGCCGCCGCGTGGCGTTCGTGGCAGTCGTGGCGCTACTCGAATTTTCCTCTGCAACTGGCGGTGATCTATGCCGCGCTGTGGCTGGGCGGAGCGCAGCTGATCTTATCGGTCGGGCCAGCCTGGACGGTCAGCTGGTGGATCTATCACGTGCTGCTGGTCGGCGTGACGGCGGCGATTGCGGCGGGTCTGATCTGGCAGAGTCAGCGCCCCGACGTGCCGCTGGGCACCGCGCTGATGGGGCTGTGGAACAACCGCCCCGATGATCTGCTCACCGCCGGAATCTCGCGGAGGGTGCAGACGCTGGTCCTGAGTACCGAGGCGCACGACCCCTATACCGCCGGGCACAGCTACCGGGTCGCGCTGCATGCCCTGCGGCTGGCCCGCGCCTGCGGCCTGTCGCCGGAAGCGCTGCGGGCCATTACACAGGGCGGCATCCTGCACGACCTCGGCAAGCTGGATATGCCCGACAGCGTCCTGAACAGTCCCGGAAAGCTCTCGCCGCAGGAATGGACGCTGATACAGCAGCATCCGGTGCTGGGGTACGAACGCTGCCGGGCGCTGGGTTTTCATGCCGAAGAGCTGGGCGTGGTGCGCTCTCATCACGAGCGCTGGGACGGCGGCGGCTATCCGGACAGGCTGGCAGGCGAAACCATTCCGTTCCTGGCGCGGCTGCTGAGTATCGCTGACGTCTACGACGCCCTGACCTCAGAGCGCAGTTACCGCGACGCCTGGAGCCACGAACGCGCCAACGCCCACATCCAGGAGCAGGCAGGCGTGATGTTCGATCCGGCGCTGGTGGCGGTGTGGCTGGAGCTGCCGCCGCTCGATCTGGCGTTGGAACCGCCCCCTACCTGGCAGTTCCCCTTCCGCTCGCTGAGGCCCGCCGCTCCGGCCTGA
- a CDS encoding EAL domain-containing protein, which produces MTIAPTDPYELLKKAETVLPAMPTEAMALTQQVLLTTPLGSLPGVRARAQLLLAEALWRTGDLSAAETVLQEARPYIAYIGTGAKSRTAQYAYLTAQIRRSQNRIEEALTAFNQAVKSAEQDGQSSLQATAHNQLAQMQHQKGDSAAAIRNLDRAISLRHQLHDLAGELRLICNKGIILVEQGHTADALNQLSQAQEKLEQGQLPLSSELHFRSTLGMLMEQLGHLEEAGRHYCRGRELAIQSGDVTAQLTLAVNSGEVHRQLGELHLAVPLLEEALRGAQEIKDTRIESAALQSLGTITSLQGNYILAQQYFEEAEALAVHRTDVAGEIEALLGQGRNDLAEHHHARAQARGERALHLAQESNRLQHVVTAHLLLAEVHEQHDPRASIQHLQAVRQAEQDLRAAAFAEQARHLAARADLESAHRQTEHERQLRNASDAARAAAESALQTQLEALERHRLHDPLCGLPNRLLLNVLLGNAMRQTQRHPHALAVAILDLDQFKQVNDAFGYAIGDELLKEVARRVMQDIGERDILARTDGDEFVLILCEDVDQSIEERLQRILVHIQQEFTSNGQDLIVAASIGVAFYPDHGLTSDDLQRAAHTALTQAKYLHSGVEIYHGGQVERQEALQVETALAKALQRQEFQVYYQPLIDAHSGRAVKIEALLRWKNPTLGMRSPAEFIPILERSGGIVPVGQWVLNEACRAAATHPDLRVAVNLSARQFSQGDLPGTVRQALQASGLAPQRLDLEITESLMMQSPERAATVMGRLKETGARVILDDFGTGYSSLSYLARFPLDGLKIDRSFVNALSETSGQAIIRAIVQLGSTLGLEVVAEGVETPEQHALLKQLGVPLLQGYLFGRPQPQLPDAPV; this is translated from the coding sequence ATGACAATCGCTCCGACCGATCCCTACGAACTTCTGAAAAAGGCGGAAACCGTGCTGCCTGCCATGCCGACCGAGGCAATGGCACTGACGCAGCAGGTGCTGCTCACGACGCCGCTCGGAAGTCTGCCGGGGGTGCGGGCGCGGGCGCAGCTTCTGCTGGCCGAGGCACTGTGGCGCACCGGCGACCTGAGCGCGGCAGAGACGGTGTTGCAGGAGGCCAGACCCTACATCGCCTATATAGGGACGGGTGCGAAGAGCCGGACAGCGCAGTACGCCTACCTCACGGCGCAGATTCGCCGCAGCCAGAACCGCATCGAGGAGGCCCTGACGGCCTTCAATCAGGCGGTGAAAAGCGCCGAACAGGACGGTCAGTCGAGCTTGCAGGCCACCGCACACAATCAGCTGGCCCAGATGCAGCACCAGAAAGGTGACAGCGCGGCAGCCATCAGAAACCTCGACCGCGCCATCAGCCTGCGGCACCAGCTTCACGATCTGGCGGGCGAGCTGCGCCTCATCTGCAACAAAGGCATCATTCTGGTGGAACAGGGCCACACCGCCGACGCCCTGAATCAGCTCTCGCAGGCACAGGAAAAGCTCGAACAGGGTCAGCTGCCACTGTCGAGCGAACTGCACTTTCGCAGCACGCTCGGCATGCTGATGGAGCAGCTCGGTCATCTCGAAGAGGCGGGGCGGCACTACTGCCGGGGCCGTGAACTGGCGATTCAGAGCGGTGACGTGACGGCACAGCTCACACTGGCCGTGAACAGCGGTGAAGTGCACCGTCAGCTCGGGGAACTTCATCTGGCGGTCCCGCTGCTGGAAGAGGCGCTCAGGGGTGCTCAGGAGATCAAGGACACCCGCATCGAGAGCGCCGCGCTTCAGTCGCTGGGAACGATCACGTCACTCCAGGGAAATTACATCCTCGCGCAGCAGTATTTCGAGGAAGCAGAGGCGCTGGCGGTGCACCGGACGGACGTGGCAGGCGAAATCGAGGCGTTGCTGGGGCAGGGCCGCAACGACCTTGCCGAGCACCACCACGCCAGGGCGCAGGCGCGGGGTGAACGGGCGCTGCATCTGGCGCAGGAAAGCAACCGTCTGCAACACGTCGTCACGGCGCACCTGCTGCTGGCTGAGGTGCACGAGCAGCATGATCCGCGTGCCAGCATTCAGCATCTGCAGGCGGTCCGGCAGGCCGAACAGGACCTGCGAGCGGCTGCTTTTGCCGAGCAGGCCCGCCATCTGGCCGCCCGTGCCGACCTCGAAAGCGCCCACCGACAGACCGAACACGAACGCCAGCTGCGAAACGCCAGCGACGCGGCCCGCGCTGCGGCAGAAAGCGCCCTTCAGACGCAGCTCGAAGCGCTGGAGCGCCACCGTCTGCACGATCCGCTGTGTGGTCTTCCCAACCGCCTGCTGCTGAATGTGCTGCTCGGCAACGCGATGCGCCAGACCCAGCGGCATCCTCACGCGCTGGCCGTGGCGATTCTGGACCTCGACCAGTTCAAGCAGGTGAACGACGCCTTTGGGTACGCCATCGGAGACGAACTGCTCAAAGAGGTGGCCCGGCGGGTGATGCAGGATATCGGAGAGCGGGACATTCTCGCCCGCACCGACGGCGACGAATTTGTGCTGATTCTCTGCGAGGATGTCGATCAGAGTATCGAGGAACGGCTCCAGCGCATCCTGGTGCATATTCAGCAGGAATTTACCAGCAACGGCCAGGATCTGATTGTCGCCGCGAGCATCGGGGTGGCGTTCTATCCGGACCACGGCCTCACCTCCGACGATCTTCAGCGGGCTGCCCACACCGCGCTGACACAGGCCAAGTACCTGCACAGCGGTGTCGAGATCTATCACGGCGGGCAGGTCGAACGGCAGGAAGCGCTGCAGGTCGAAACCGCTCTTGCCAAGGCGCTGCAACGCCAGGAATTCCAGGTGTACTATCAGCCCCTGATCGACGCGCACAGTGGGCGGGCCGTGAAGATCGAGGCGCTGCTGCGCTGGAAGAATCCTACCCTGGGGATGCGGAGCCCCGCCGAATTCATTCCGATTCTCGAACGCTCCGGCGGCATCGTACCGGTCGGGCAGTGGGTGCTGAACGAGGCGTGCCGCGCCGCCGCGACTCATCCGGATCTGCGCGTGGCGGTCAATCTGTCGGCCCGGCAGTTCTCGCAGGGCGATCTGCCGGGAACGGTGCGGCAGGCGCTTCAGGCCAGCGGGCTTGCGCCGCAGCGACTGGACCTCGAAATCACCGAATCGCTGATGATGCAGTCTCCCGAGCGGGCCGCAACGGTGATGGGCCGCCTGAAGGAAACGGGCGCCCGGGTGATTCTGGATGATTTCGGCACCGGCTATTCCAGCCTCAGCTATCTGGCGCGGTTTCCGCTCGACGGCCTCAAGATCGACCGCTCGTTTGTGAATGCGCTGAGTGAAACGAGCGGGCAGGCGATCATCCGCGCCATCGTGCAGCTCGGCAGTACGCTCGGGTTGGAGGTGGTGGCCGAAGGCGTCGAGACGCCCGAGCAGCACGCACTGCTGAAGCAGCTCGGAGTGCCGCTGCTCCAGGGATACCTGTTCGGACGACCACAGCCGCAGCTTCCTGACGCGCCCGTCTGA
- a CDS encoding GNAT family N-acetyltransferase: MKLQTRPEQIEWPPTPDGDYARRTLTPLLTRGSPVFVHNAHVQMGVLSDEQAALPITFDPAWHDTFTVSPVTHLAHYAAQELHKLALPALDLAGQPLLKLLGLGLRRLGFERTVYVNNWLLSTNLYPHLTPGQLRAATRTLLQAFPDRPLAWRSLDPARHTLLIGTLEALGYVRVPSRLVTYQDPREPAFWKRSQLRTDASRTRLPMAEEVQHHAFTDDDLRAALRLYQQLYLEKYSSYNPQFTLDFLRLARDERVLELRGLRLNSELKAVRGSVQRAGVTTTPLFGYDLSAPQREGWYRRLSLNVLQDARQDGLLVNASSGVGAFKRARGGVAVPEYTLVLVEHLSAPQRHAWHSLAALMEQVLLPLLIRHDL, translated from the coding sequence ATGAAACTTCAGACCCGTCCGGAACAGATCGAGTGGCCGCCTACCCCCGACGGCGACTATGCCCGGCGCACCCTGACGCCGCTGCTGACACGCGGTTCCCCAGTCTTCGTGCACAATGCCCACGTTCAGATGGGCGTGCTCTCCGACGAACAGGCCGCTCTGCCGATCACCTTCGACCCCGCGTGGCACGACACTTTTACCGTATCGCCGGTCACGCATCTGGCACACTACGCTGCTCAGGAACTGCACAAACTGGCTCTACCCGCGCTCGATCTGGCCGGACAACCCCTGCTGAAGCTGCTCGGCCTCGGGCTGCGACGACTTGGCTTTGAACGCACGGTGTATGTCAACAACTGGCTGCTCTCCACCAATCTGTACCCACACCTGACGCCCGGCCAGCTGCGGGCCGCGACACGCACGCTCCTTCAGGCCTTTCCCGACCGACCGCTGGCGTGGCGCTCGCTGGATCCGGCTCGGCATACCCTGCTGATCGGTACGCTGGAAGCACTGGGCTACGTGCGCGTTCCCAGCCGGCTCGTGACGTATCAGGACCCGCGTGAGCCAGCGTTCTGGAAACGCTCGCAGCTGCGAACCGATGCCAGCCGCACCCGTCTTCCGATGGCCGAGGAGGTCCAACATCACGCCTTCACCGACGACGACCTGCGGGCTGCGCTACGGCTGTATCAACAGCTCTATCTCGAAAAATATTCGTCGTACAATCCCCAGTTCACGCTCGATTTTCTGCGCCTCGCCAGAGACGAGCGGGTCCTGGAGCTGCGCGGCCTGCGCCTGAACAGCGAGCTGAAAGCGGTGCGCGGCAGCGTCCAGCGGGCGGGTGTGACGACCACGCCGCTGTTTGGCTACGACCTGAGTGCGCCGCAGCGGGAAGGCTGGTATCGCCGCCTCAGCCTGAATGTGCTCCAGGACGCCCGGCAGGATGGGTTGCTGGTCAATGCGAGCAGCGGCGTGGGTGCTTTCAAACGGGCGCGGGGCGGCGTGGCAGTCCCGGAATACACCCTTGTTCTGGTCGAGCATCTGTCTGCCCCGCAGCGACACGCCTGGCACAGCCTCGCCGCGCTGATGGAACAGGTTCTGCTGCCCCTGCTGATCCGGCACGATCTGTAA
- a CDS encoding ankyrin repeat domain-containing protein, giving the protein MNDASMTVPDDETLAFFQAIFELARQGDAAQLGPLLDAGLKANLRNHKGDTLLMLATYHGHLDAARLLLAHGANPDTRNDQGQSPIVGAAFKGNAEMVELLLDSGADIEGAGPAGKSALMMAAMFNRTQIVELLLKRGADLSARDVNGLSVADAARLMGAGDTAALIEHLLSSAAPKTDGGS; this is encoded by the coding sequence ATGAATGACGCTTCTATGACCGTGCCGGACGATGAAACGCTCGCCTTTTTTCAGGCCATCTTCGAGCTGGCCCGCCAGGGAGATGCGGCGCAGCTCGGCCCACTGCTGGACGCTGGCCTGAAGGCCAATCTGCGGAATCACAAGGGTGACACCCTGCTGATGCTCGCCACCTACCACGGACATCTGGACGCGGCGCGGCTGCTCCTGGCACACGGCGCGAATCCGGATACCCGCAACGATCAGGGGCAATCGCCCATCGTGGGGGCCGCCTTCAAGGGAAATGCCGAGATGGTGGAACTGCTCCTCGACAGTGGTGCAGACATTGAGGGTGCTGGTCCTGCCGGAAAGTCGGCGCTGATGATGGCGGCCATGTTCAACCGCACGCAGATCGTCGAACTGCTGCTGAAACGCGGTGCCGACCTGTCTGCCCGAGACGTGAATGGCCTGTCGGTGGCCGACGCGGCCCGCCTGATGGGTGCAGGCGACACGGCAGCGCTGATCGAACACCTGCTGTCGTCCGCTGCACCCAAAACAGACGGCGGATCATAA